Proteins from one Juglans microcarpa x Juglans regia isolate MS1-56 chromosome 1S, Jm3101_v1.0, whole genome shotgun sequence genomic window:
- the LOC121247291 gene encoding uncharacterized protein LOC121247291, which translates to MAPYDALYGRKCRSPLYWDEVGEGRIYGTETLQEMKDQICQITEMMKATQDRQKSYVDRRRRTLEFEVGDWVYLKVSPTKGVFRFGKKGKLSPRYVGRYEILEKVGAVAYRLDLPTDFQGIHNVFHVSSLKKSFKKQIPTVVDTRDISLQPNLTYEEVPIQITDWKDKELRNCKIPLVNVLWRNHNVEEATR; encoded by the coding sequence ATGGCACCCTACGATGCGTTATacggaaggaagtgtagatctccCTTATACTGGGACGAAGTAGGAGAAGGAAGGATCTATGGTACGGAGACCCTTCAAGAGATGAAGGATCAGATTTGCCAAATAACGGAAATGATGAAGGCTACCCAAGATAGGCAAAAGAGCTACGTTGATCGTCGAAGAAGGACCCTAGAGTTTGAAGTTGGCGACTGGGTCTATCTTAAAGTATCGCCCACGAAAGGAGTCTTTCGGTTTGGAAAGAAAGGTAAGTTAAGTCCAAGATATGTGGGACGATATGAGATTCTAGAGAAAGTAGGAGCAGTCGCTTATAGGCTGGATCTTCCCACTGATTTCCAAGGAATCCACAATGTTTTCCATGTATCTTCTCTCAAGAAGAGTTTCAAAAAGCAAATTCCAACCGTTGTTGACACGAGGGATATTTCACTTCAGCCCAACCTAACCTATGAGGAAGTTCCAATTCAGATCACTGATTGGAAGGATAAGGAACTACGGAATTGTAAAATCCCCTTGGTTAATGTTTTGTGGCGAAATCATAATGTTGAAGAGGCCACACGGTAA